One region of Candidatus Thorarchaeota archaeon genomic DNA includes:
- a CDS encoding beta-CASP ribonuclease aCPSF1, which translates to MGKNNNNDRDIRERILEELPRSAVIDSVEYEGPEIAIYSKAPKILLDDGNIIKSLARKMRKRIVVRSAPEVRLPHDEAENTVRELVPEDAEITSIDFDDSCGEVLIEAQKPGLVIGRSGSTLREITRQTFWRPNVMRTPPIESKLIKQIRYIIQSEADQRNKIFRDIGKRIHRDTLVDNGWIRLTALGGFREVGRQSMLLQTSESSILLECGVNVGTPKKAFPRLDMPEFSIDELDAVIVTHAHLDHCGMVPFLFKYGYRGPVYMTKPTLHLATLLQLDYLDVAEREGKLRPYRDRDVKESILHTITLGYGEVTDIAPDVRLTLHNAGHILGSAIVHLHIGDGQYNLAYTGDFKFGRTRLLEPASFTFPRLETLIMESTYGHPTDKMPPRQEVERKLASIIKRTIDRGGKVLIPVLAVGRAQEMMIVIEDLVSKNRIPRIPVYIEGMIAQATAIHTTHPEALSKKIREKIFHQGVNPFLSDIFVQVDNPDEREKIVEGDPCVIMATSGMLAGGPSVDYLRLLAAEEKNTMVFVSYQAEGTLGRRIQKGWKEINMRNREGNTQVVPVNLEVTTVEGFSGHSDRKQILNFVKRCNPRPERVLTCHGEASKCINLASTVHKALNIETKALMVAESIKLT; encoded by the coding sequence ATGGGCAAGAATAATAATAATGACCGCGATATCCGTGAACGGATACTAGAGGAACTGCCTCGCTCAGCGGTCATAGATTCCGTTGAATACGAAGGTCCTGAGATTGCAATATACAGTAAAGCTCCAAAAATCCTTCTCGATGACGGGAACATAATCAAATCTCTAGCACGCAAGATGAGGAAACGCATCGTAGTCAGGTCAGCTCCTGAAGTGAGGCTTCCACATGATGAAGCAGAAAATACAGTTAGAGAGCTCGTACCTGAAGATGCAGAAATCACCAGCATCGATTTTGATGATTCGTGCGGCGAAGTTCTCATCGAAGCACAGAAGCCGGGATTAGTCATCGGAAGAAGTGGTAGTACACTGAGAGAAATCACTAGGCAAACCTTCTGGCGTCCCAATGTTATGCGAACACCTCCAATCGAGAGCAAGCTGATTAAGCAAATTAGGTATATTATTCAATCAGAGGCTGACCAGCGCAACAAGATTTTCAGAGATATCGGAAAGAGAATTCATCGGGATACGCTTGTTGATAATGGATGGATACGACTTACCGCCCTGGGCGGATTCCGAGAAGTGGGCCGACAGTCTATGCTACTTCAAACGTCTGAAAGCAGTATTCTGCTCGAATGTGGTGTAAATGTTGGCACACCAAAGAAGGCATTCCCGAGGCTGGATATGCCCGAATTCAGCATTGATGAGCTAGATGCAGTCATAGTGACCCATGCACACTTGGATCACTGTGGCATGGTCCCATTCCTGTTCAAATACGGATATCGAGGACCAGTCTATATGACGAAACCAACACTCCATCTAGCAACACTTTTGCAGCTGGATTACTTGGACGTAGCCGAGAGGGAAGGAAAACTACGACCGTATAGGGATAGAGACGTAAAGGAATCGATACTTCACACGATAACGCTCGGATACGGAGAAGTCACAGATATCGCTCCGGATGTTCGACTTACACTCCACAATGCGGGACATATCCTTGGTTCCGCTATTGTTCATCTTCATATTGGCGATGGACAATACAATCTTGCTTACACAGGTGATTTCAAATTCGGGAGGACTAGATTGCTGGAACCAGCTTCATTCACCTTTCCGCGTCTGGAAACGCTCATTATGGAAAGCACCTATGGTCACCCAACCGATAAGATGCCACCGCGACAGGAAGTAGAGCGGAAACTCGCGTCTATCATCAAGAGAACAATCGATAGGGGGGGTAAAGTCTTGATTCCGGTGCTAGCTGTTGGCAGGGCTCAAGAAATGATGATCGTCATCGAGGACCTAGTGAGCAAGAATAGAATCCCAAGAATACCAGTATACATAGAAGGAATGATTGCCCAAGCGACAGCCATTCATACAACCCACCCAGAAGCCCTCAGCAAGAAAATCAGGGAAAAGATTTTCCATCAGGGTGTCAATCCATTCTTGAGTGATATATTCGTACAAGTCGACAACCCAGATGAACGAGAAAAAATCGTTGAAGGAGATCCTTGCGTCATCATGGCTACTTCGGGAATGCTTGCTGGTGGCCCCAGTGTTGATTACCTCCGACTGCTTGCAGCAGAGGAGAAGAATACTATGGTGTTTGTGAGCTACCAGGCAGAAGGAACGCTCGGTAGGCGAATACAGAAGGGGTGGAAAGAAATCAACATGCGAAATAGAGAGGGCAATACCCAAGTTGTACCTGTGAACTTGGAAGTAACCACCGTAGAAGGTTTCTCAGGTCATTCAGATAGAAAACAGATTCTCAATTTTGTGAAGCGATGCAACCCACGACCAGAGCGCGTTTTGACCTGCCATGGAGAAGCATCAAAATGTATCAACTTGGCATCAACAGTACATAAAGCACTGAATATAGAAACAAAAGCGCTGATGGTAGCAGAGAGCATCAAGCTGACGTAG